The Sphingobium sp. BYY-5 genome contains a region encoding:
- a CDS encoding shikimate kinase, which yields MQRNSKIPEGQARRGPIVLVGMMGVGKSTVGRRLAARLGLSFVDADEEIEKAAGMTVTEIFERYGETYFRDGERRVISRLMDGAPKVIATGGGAFMQDETRKLILELATAIWLDADIDILVDRVSRRDGRPLLKNRDPRVVLTELAAVRNPVYALAPIHVKSIAAPHEIAVERIMEQLTAWH from the coding sequence GCCAGGCGTGGTCCCATCGTCCTGGTGGGCATGATGGGCGTGGGCAAATCGACCGTCGGCCGCCGGCTGGCGGCACGGCTGGGCCTCAGTTTCGTCGACGCCGACGAGGAAATCGAAAAGGCCGCCGGCATGACCGTGACCGAGATTTTCGAACGCTATGGCGAAACCTATTTCCGCGACGGTGAGCGCCGGGTCATCAGCCGGTTGATGGATGGCGCGCCCAAGGTGATCGCGACGGGCGGCGGCGCCTTCATGCAGGACGAGACGCGCAAGCTGATCCTGGAACTCGCAACGGCCATCTGGCTGGACGCCGACATCGACATATTGGTCGACCGTGTGTCGCGCCGCGACGGGCGGCCGCTGCTCAAGAATCGCGATCCGCGCGTGGTGCTGACCGAACTGGCGGCGGTGCGCAACCCGGTCTACGCGCTCGCCCCCATCCACGTGAAGAGCATCGCCGCGCCGCATGAAATCGCGGTCGAGCGCATCATGGAGCAATTGACGGCATGGCATTAG